A genome region from Alteripontixanthobacter maritimus includes the following:
- a CDS encoding DUF4139 domain-containing protein, with translation MKRNFTTLARDIIVCSAASATMLLAGTANAQPAPSAEILADPDATAQGDVSVTIYNNNLALVQDIRQLPIRRGTHSVAFPDVSAQIRPETLSFNADGTTIIEQNFDFDLLTPAKLIEKAIGQTVTLVRTNVATGEERRERATVLSTAGGTIVKIGDRIEVLRDDGLPTRVIFDQVPRNLRARPTLSVTLQSDAAGTRPASIRYLTPGLGWGADYVALYDEVRGVVDMQGWVTLTNNTGTTFHRADTLLVAGSVGNNTRRDNNRNMRRAGTETADRERLGEFYLYPIAGRTTIANAQTKQVSFLDMQAVPAAKVYARSVGWLTSDPRPVNVASEIAFSSSAQGGLGDALPAGAVRFYQRDVQGNPQFIGENTIGHTPMGSTLSLKTGDAFDVLVQAEVEKREEISAAEWRKSARYRVVKDGEIVEEGMVERPVDYYRTTMRYTFTNAKPQPVDVELTQAGLDRGWWSRDYRIVSEDVEGEQINSGSRKYVVRVPANGRREVRVTYETRY, from the coding sequence ATGAAGCGCAACTTCACGACGCTGGCCCGCGACATCATCGTCTGCTCTGCAGCCTCCGCGACCATGCTTCTTGCAGGGACCGCCAACGCGCAGCCAGCTCCGAGTGCGGAAATATTAGCCGATCCGGACGCCACCGCCCAAGGTGACGTGAGCGTCACGATCTACAACAACAATCTGGCACTGGTGCAGGACATCCGGCAATTGCCGATCCGGCGCGGCACCCATTCCGTGGCGTTCCCCGATGTCTCGGCCCAGATCCGGCCCGAAACGCTCAGCTTCAATGCCGACGGCACGACCATCATCGAACAGAATTTCGATTTCGACCTGCTGACCCCGGCCAAGCTGATCGAAAAGGCTATCGGCCAAACCGTGACGCTGGTCCGCACCAATGTGGCCACTGGCGAGGAACGGCGCGAGCGAGCCACCGTACTTTCCACCGCGGGCGGGACGATTGTGAAAATCGGCGACCGTATCGAGGTGTTGCGCGATGACGGCCTGCCGACGCGCGTTATATTCGATCAGGTGCCACGCAATCTGCGCGCGCGGCCAACGCTGTCGGTCACCTTGCAGAGCGACGCCGCCGGCACCCGCCCGGCATCCATCCGCTATCTCACCCCAGGTCTGGGCTGGGGCGCCGATTACGTCGCGCTATATGACGAGGTTCGCGGTGTGGTCGATATGCAGGGCTGGGTTACGCTGACCAACAACACCGGAACCACTTTCCACCGCGCCGACACGTTGCTGGTCGCAGGCAGCGTCGGGAACAACACACGCCGCGATAACAACCGCAATATGCGGCGTGCTGGCACCGAGACAGCCGATCGGGAACGGCTGGGCGAGTTCTACCTCTATCCGATCGCCGGACGCACGACGATTGCCAACGCGCAGACGAAGCAAGTCAGCTTCCTCGACATGCAGGCGGTCCCTGCTGCAAAAGTCTACGCGCGCTCAGTCGGTTGGCTAACCAGCGATCCGCGCCCGGTGAATGTGGCGAGCGAGATCGCTTTCAGCTCATCGGCGCAAGGCGGATTGGGCGATGCGCTTCCTGCCGGAGCGGTGCGCTTCTACCAGCGGGACGTGCAGGGCAATCCGCAATTCATCGGCGAGAATACAATCGGTCACACCCCGATGGGCAGTACGCTTTCCCTGAAAACGGGCGATGCATTCGATGTGCTGGTGCAGGCCGAAGTGGAAAAGCGCGAAGAGATCAGCGCGGCCGAGTGGCGCAAAAGCGCGCGATACCGGGTGGTGAAGGACGGTGAGATCGTCGAGGAAGGCATGGTCGAGCGTCCGGTCGATTACTACCGTACCACGATGCGCTACACCTTCACCAATGCCAAGCCGCAGCCGGTCGATGTCGAACTGACCCAGGCCGGGCTCGACCGCGGCTGGTGGTCGCGCGACTACCGTATCGTAAGCGAGGACGTGGAAGGCGAACAGATCAATAGCGGTAGCCGCAAATATGTCGTGCGGGTCCCCGCCAATGGTCGCCGCGAAGTCCGGGTTACCTACGAAACCCGGTATTAA